One Elusimicrobiota bacterium genomic window, AAATCAGATTTTCAAAGACACAGAGGCTTATCTGAAAAACATAAAATTGCTTATTTGAAATGGTATATTTATTTAAAAAACCATTAAAAAAACAACATTTTAGTACTATTAAGCCCGCAATGACAACTTGGAACATACAAAGAATCTTTTTAATTTATCGTTTATCGGCAACCTGTTGGCGTTACTATCTTAGCCCTTGGTTTTGCGAATTCATCCCGTTTTCGCAGGAGCAGCCTTTTCGGAATTTACTTCCTTATATTTTATCCTCCCCTTGTTACTTAACCTATTCTTTCTTCACTATATTTATAACGCATTACTGGTTTTTTGTCAAGGTTTTTTCATTATGATAAATTGCCATTGTTAATTTAACAATTATATTTCATTTCTCGTCAGAGAATTTAAAAATAAAATTGTCCATAGTTGCCATTTTTATGCCTAATATTGCTCTGTTGGAAAATGTGTTACGTATAAGAAAAAATCGGAAGTTAGAGACGAGTTCCTATGTGGAGCATGTCCTGAGATAAAAACGAGATACTTCCCCGCCACTCCCTCCATCGAATCTTTGGCTGGCAGGAAACCATTGGCGGGTCAGTATGACATCTGTCAAAGGATTCAGGATGACTGCAATGAAATACTTTTTTAGCAAGTGCTTCTATTTGTAAAAGTTGTAATTGACAATTACAAAATTCTTTGTATAATTATTTTGCTTTTACTCAAAGAATTAAAAATAGTAATGCGTAGAATGTTATATTTATATTCAAAATCATGAAAATAGAACGTTATTTGGAAGAAAAAAAAACCATTAAATTAATTGATGTAACATATTCTTGTAATCCATATAGTGATTGGGGAGAACTTAAAAGACATTATCATTTTTTTCATGAACTTGTGATTGTTCTTAAAGGTTCAGTATGTGTTGAAATATTAGGAAAAAATATTCGTGCGAGTTCTGGAGATATTTTGTTTTATCATGAAGGGGTACCCCATAAAGAACAATATGCCCATAAAAATACTGAAATCATTGCCTTTGCTTGGGAAGAAAAAATAAAAATTAGATTTCCTGTTTTAACGCATGACACAAGTAGGAAAATTTGTTTTTTAGCTAAACTAGCGTACGAACGAGAACAAGCAGGGTATCCGTATAAACAATTATTGCAAGAAAATATTTTTAAAGTTATAATAATTGAATTAATGAAAATTTCTGAATCTGAAGAAAATCATCCTATTATAGGTAAGGTAAAAAGTTTTATGATAGATAACTT contains:
- a CDS encoding helix-turn-helix domain-containing protein, producing MKIERYLEEKKTIKLIDVTYSCNPYSDWGELKRHYHFFHELVIVLKGSVCVEILGKNIRASSGDILFYHEGVPHKEQYAHKNTEIIAFAWEEKIKIRFPVLTHDTSRKICFLAKLAYEREQAGYPYKQLLQENIFKVIIIELMKISESEENHPIIGKVKSFMIDNLSKPLTLENLASCVNMSKYHFLRKYRNITGRTPMEDLRNIRLETAKNILLTTSLPLKAVSSKVGFSNATIFSKLFKKYFRLSPGHFRKNKSWKKNTVFLK